In a single window of the Pseudomonadota bacterium genome:
- a CDS encoding 4Fe-4S binding protein has protein sequence MTKPSLINPRRTIFQWTLAALWFMVPFIRVSGHGLIETDLPRLTFYLAGRSFIIEEMYLLWLLVMLFIFLFIFMTMTLGRVWCGWACPQTAFVELSDRFARTIGMKVENFRITGSFPRQLILHLYYLLFSLLVGCSFVWYFVSPYNFFPLLFSGKLGVWPLGTAIVLGGVVFTDLTLMRRVFCRDFCPYGRFQTVIVQPGTLTLKSLPGEEKRCIDCKACVRICPMGIDIRKGYQIECINCARCIDACRKVMALGAQPGIIGYTFGNREQWFKALFTKKILAIMTILLLLSGLLFFAGTNRKGLSMKIQRSTSIHPIASETDTGKNLTTFFTIYLRNRTDREIDLTLSAHLADGKPLTLKGPDTIQLSSKNNQSFLFGVTTPIPDFGTRTEVLFTAQGINGQEYSRSKAYISNSLGEHE, from the coding sequence ATGACCAAACCTTCTCTGATAAATCCCAGGCGCACCATTTTTCAATGGACGCTTGCCGCCTTATGGTTCATGGTCCCTTTCATCAGGGTATCGGGTCACGGCCTGATTGAAACCGATCTGCCCCGATTGACCTTCTACCTGGCCGGCCGCTCATTTATCATTGAAGAGATGTACCTCTTGTGGCTGCTGGTCATGCTTTTCATTTTTCTGTTCATTTTCATGACCATGACACTGGGCCGAGTCTGGTGCGGCTGGGCATGCCCGCAGACAGCCTTTGTCGAGCTGTCTGACCGTTTTGCCCGGACGATCGGGATGAAGGTCGAAAATTTCAGGATCACCGGCTCTTTCCCCCGACAGCTCATTCTGCACCTCTATTATCTGCTGTTCTCCCTGCTCGTCGGCTGCAGTTTTGTCTGGTATTTTGTCTCGCCCTACAATTTTTTCCCGCTTCTTTTCTCGGGAAAGCTGGGCGTCTGGCCCCTGGGTACGGCCATCGTTCTGGGTGGTGTTGTTTTTACCGACCTGACTCTGATGAGGAGAGTGTTCTGCAGGGATTTTTGCCCCTACGGCCGTTTTCAGACTGTTATTGTCCAGCCCGGCACCCTCACGTTAAAGAGCCTGCCCGGTGAAGAAAAACGCTGCATAGACTGCAAGGCCTGTGTTCGGATCTGCCCCATGGGGATTGACATCAGAAAGGGGTATCAGATCGAGTGCATCAATTGCGCCCGCTGCATTGATGCCTGCCGGAAGGTCATGGCACTGGGAGCACAGCCGGGTATAATCGGCTATACTTTCGGAAACAGGGAACAATGGTTCAAAGCGCTGTTCACCAAAAAAATACTGGCCATCATGACCATCCTTCTGCTTCTTTCCGGCTTGCTGTTTTTTGCCGGAACCAACCGTAAAGGTCTGAGCATGAAGATTCAAAGATCAACATCAATACATCCAATCGCCTCAGAAACCGATACCGGAAAAAATCTGACTACTTTCTTTACCATCTATCTGCGAAACCGGACCGACCGGGAAATTGATCTTACCCTGTCGGCCCATCTCGCTGACGGGAAACCCCTGACTCTCAAAGGACCGGACACCATACAGCTGTCATCAAAAAACAATCAGTCGTTCCTCTTTGGAGTAACAACTCCGATACCGGACTTCGGCACAAGAACAGAAGTGCTCTTCACCGCCCAGGGAATAAACGGGCAGGAATATTCTCGCAGCAAGGCCTATATTTCAAACTCTCTCGGGGAACACGAATAA
- a CDS encoding FixH family protein: MNKDRGKTTNVWPFLVIFIGISFLGVTGWSIYRATLGVSPVTDPEYYSHGLKYNQSNIEIKAAEASGWALSTVLKGQELVVNLVTHSGQAVTGCKGDIIIYSNSNARRLELELVEQSPGRYSMLFPENLTGSITGDLSLHREGARITRRLIVNL, encoded by the coding sequence ATGAATAAAGATCGCGGCAAAACCACCAACGTCTGGCCCTTTCTGGTCATCTTCATCGGGATCTCTTTTCTCGGGGTCACAGGTTGGTCCATATACAGAGCGACTCTTGGTGTGAGTCCGGTGACCGACCCGGAATATTACAGTCATGGTCTCAAATACAACCAGAGCAACATCGAAATCAAAGCGGCGGAAGCTTCGGGCTGGGCACTTTCCACTGTTCTCAAAGGGCAGGAGCTTGTCGTAAATCTTGTGACCCATTCCGGGCAGGCTGTCACGGGTTGCAAAGGGGATATCATCATCTATTCCAACAGCAATGCACGGCGGCTCGAACTGGAGCTTGTGGAGCAGAGTCCGGGACGATACTCCATGCTCTTCCCCGAAAACCTCACAGGCAGCATCACCGGAGACCTGAGCCTCCACCGTGAAGGCGCCAGGATCACTCGCCGCCTGATTGTTAACCTGTAG
- a CDS encoding heavy metal translocating P-type ATPase, with translation MPDLPDICHHCGLGIPSGQLVEDLIDGAEHRFCCHGCATAYRIITGAGLGDFYTRRDWQNGGVPEGVFESVYEDAFLDRFVRDNNGEKEMSLILEGIHCATCIWLIERLLTKKEGILDIRINYGTHRARISFDDKKITPAEICTALGRIGYLARPYSVDGAAAAREKEQRDLLIRFGTAAFLSMQLMGYSFALYGGYFQGMDESTRWLLQIFSAVVTTPVVFYCGFPFMNGAWRSLKNRMAGMDLLVALGVLAAYFYSVSALVRGEEVYFDTSAMIVTLVLLGRLLEGRARHQAGDSISRLLNMSPDHAIRINGEEREQVASNILVAGDTVLVRPGDRFPVDGIMVSERAEVDESVLTGESKTVVKEEGHEVIAGSLNLVSAVKVRVIRTVADSFVAKIAAMVEEAQNRRAPVQAFADRIAAIFAPLVILLAAGTYFYWLLQGAGGGPALLSGVAVLVVACPCALGLATPTAVLVATGAAARRGILFRGGDILEKAGAINLVAFDKTGTLTKGRPQVIAVEPTTGSEENLLETAARIEGGSNHPLAKGIVTEAVKRGIRAKSGENATIIPGQGVLLEDGNSTILAGSLAFLAEKGIALEEPPPSGHTAIYLAEGKVYLGRILLEDQLREEAVATLDELKKSGLKTVMLTGDHRQTAEMIARELGIDFIADMKPDDKSAWIKRMTELGDRVLMVGDGINDGPALAAASIGCAMAGSSDFAVDASDLVLTTPRLDLVAESIRIGRKTMRVIRQNLFWAFFYNILALPLAASGRLAPIYAAAAMAASSVCVVCNSLRLRIRSSGPNDSNSSNSSNG, from the coding sequence ATGCCTGATCTTCCCGACATCTGTCACCACTGCGGCCTCGGAATCCCTTCGGGACAGCTTGTTGAAGACCTGATTGACGGCGCGGAACACCGCTTCTGCTGCCACGGTTGCGCCACCGCCTATCGGATCATCACCGGTGCCGGACTCGGGGATTTCTACACCCGTCGTGACTGGCAGAACGGCGGCGTTCCTGAAGGCGTGTTCGAGTCTGTTTATGAAGACGCCTTTCTTGACAGGTTTGTCCGGGACAATAATGGCGAAAAGGAGATGTCCCTGATTCTTGAAGGGATCCACTGCGCCACCTGCATCTGGCTCATTGAGCGTCTGCTGACAAAAAAGGAAGGAATCCTGGATATCAGGATCAACTACGGAACCCACCGGGCCAGAATCTCTTTTGATGACAAGAAGATCACACCCGCCGAAATCTGCACCGCCCTCGGCAGGATCGGTTATCTCGCCCGGCCGTACTCGGTTGATGGTGCAGCTGCCGCCCGGGAAAAGGAACAGCGTGATCTCCTGATCAGATTCGGCACCGCCGCATTCCTGTCGATGCAGCTCATGGGATACTCATTCGCGCTCTATGGCGGCTATTTTCAGGGCATGGATGAATCCACCCGATGGCTGTTGCAGATTTTTTCCGCCGTGGTCACCACTCCGGTGGTCTTCTATTGCGGCTTCCCCTTTATGAACGGCGCCTGGCGCAGCCTGAAGAACCGAATGGCCGGGATGGACCTGCTGGTGGCACTTGGCGTTCTTGCCGCCTATTTTTACAGCGTTTCCGCGCTCGTCCGGGGCGAGGAGGTTTATTTTGACACCTCGGCGATGATCGTCACCCTGGTCCTCCTCGGCCGATTACTCGAAGGGCGCGCCCGGCATCAGGCAGGCGACAGCATCAGCCGCCTGCTCAATATGAGCCCGGATCACGCGATCAGGATAAACGGGGAAGAGCGGGAACAGGTGGCAAGCAATATTCTGGTGGCGGGCGATACTGTCCTCGTCCGGCCGGGAGACCGGTTCCCGGTTGACGGCATCATGGTCAGCGAAAGGGCGGAAGTTGATGAATCCGTTCTCACCGGTGAATCGAAAACCGTGGTCAAGGAGGAGGGGCACGAGGTCATCGCCGGCTCGCTGAACCTGGTCAGCGCGGTGAAGGTCCGGGTGATCCGGACCGTCGCCGACTCCTTTGTGGCAAAAATCGCCGCCATGGTCGAAGAGGCACAGAATCGTCGCGCCCCGGTGCAGGCTTTTGCCGACCGGATTGCCGCCATTTTCGCGCCGCTGGTGATCCTGCTCGCAGCGGGAACCTACTTTTACTGGCTGCTGCAGGGGGCAGGAGGCGGCCCGGCCCTGTTGAGCGGGGTTGCGGTGCTGGTCGTCGCCTGCCCGTGCGCTCTCGGGCTCGCCACTCCGACCGCAGTCCTGGTGGCAACCGGGGCAGCTGCCCGGCGCGGCATTCTCTTTCGCGGCGGAGACATTCTTGAAAAAGCCGGGGCGATCAACCTGGTCGCCTTCGACAAAACCGGAACCCTCACCAAAGGCCGGCCGCAGGTTATCGCCGTTGAACCCACAACCGGCAGCGAAGAAAATCTGCTTGAAACAGCGGCAAGAATCGAGGGTGGTTCAAATCATCCTCTGGCAAAGGGAATTGTCACCGAGGCCGTGAAAAGAGGGATCAGAGCGAAGTCCGGTGAAAATGCAACCATCATTCCCGGTCAGGGAGTGCTTCTTGAGGACGGGAACTCTACAATCCTAGCCGGAAGTCTCGCCTTTCTGGCGGAAAAGGGCATTGCCCTTGAAGAGCCGCCACCCTCAGGCCACACGGCGATTTATCTGGCCGAGGGGAAGGTGTATCTTGGCCGCATCCTCCTCGAAGACCAGTTGCGTGAAGAGGCAGTTGCAACTCTGGACGAACTTAAAAAGTCAGGGTTGAAAACCGTGATGCTCACCGGCGACCATCGGCAGACCGCGGAGATGATCGCCCGGGAACTGGGCATCGACTTTATCGCCGACATGAAACCGGATGACAAGTCCGCCTGGATCAAAAGAATGACGGAACTGGGTGACCGGGTGCTGATGGTCGGGGACGGCATCAACGACGGGCCGGCCCTGGCCGCCGCATCAATCGGTTGCGCGATGGCGGGATCAAGCGACTTCGCCGTTGACGCGAGTGATCTGGTGCTGACCACGCCCCGGCTTGATCTGGTCGCCGAATCAATCCGGATCGGCAGAAAGACCATGCGGGTGATCCGCCAGAATCTGTTCTGGGCCTTTTTTTACAATATCCTGGCCCTGCCCCTGGCGGCTTCGGGCCGCCTGGCCCCGATTTATGCGGCCGCCGCGATGGCTGCGAGCTCGGTCTGCGTGGTCTGCAATTCGTTAAGATTAAGAATCCGTTCAAGCGGTCCAAACGATTCAAACAGTTCAAACAGTTCAAACGGTTAA
- the ccoS gene encoding cbb3-type cytochrome oxidase assembly protein CcoS, with protein sequence MLSSIIILIILSFFLGTAAWLFFIWAVKKGEFDDMEGPKYRMLDDEPDDPKPGEKDE encoded by the coding sequence ATGCTCAGTTCAATCATCATCCTGATTATCCTCTCTTTTTTCCTGGGAACCGCGGCCTGGCTCTTCTTCATCTGGGCCGTGAAAAAAGGCGAGTTCGACGATATGGAAGGGCCCAAATACCGGATGCTGGACGACGAACCGGACGATCCGAAACCGGGAGAGAAAGATGAGTGA
- a CDS encoding sulfite exporter TauE/SafE family protein: MSDAPLYLMALLTGFLGSGHCIGMCGGIVCALALSGKGQQGGMLFHLLYNGGRLVTYGFIGLLVGWLGSLLAYSTAFDGAARLVLVASDLFLIVVGLGTAGAFARLNFMRLDFPGPVKTLTGAVKKLHALPTYASALPLGLLFGFLPCGFLYAMAITAAQTASPLSGSLVMVSFGLGTLPALFAFGSVAHLLGTRARGSMLRCAGAVVVLMGLINLARHLQLLGFLPGGVAGCFC; encoded by the coding sequence ATGAGTGACGCGCCCCTTTACCTGATGGCCCTGCTCACCGGCTTTCTCGGTTCCGGCCACTGCATCGGGATGTGCGGTGGGATCGTCTGCGCTCTCGCCCTGTCGGGCAAGGGGCAACAGGGCGGCATGCTCTTCCATCTTCTCTACAACGGCGGCCGGCTCGTCACTTATGGATTTATCGGCCTGCTGGTGGGCTGGCTGGGGTCCCTGCTTGCTTACTCGACCGCCTTCGACGGGGCGGCGCGCCTGGTTCTGGTGGCCTCCGACCTGTTCCTGATCGTTGTCGGCCTGGGCACTGCCGGGGCGTTTGCCCGGCTCAATTTCATGCGCCTTGATTTCCCCGGACCGGTGAAAACGCTCACCGGGGCGGTCAAAAAACTTCACGCCCTGCCCACTTACGCCTCCGCCCTGCCGCTGGGGCTCCTCTTCGGCTTTCTCCCCTGCGGCTTTCTCTATGCAATGGCGATCACCGCCGCCCAGACCGCCTCGCCCTTAAGCGGTTCGCTGGTGATGGTTTCCTTCGGTCTCGGGACGTTGCCGGCCCTTTTTGCCTTCGGCAGCGTCGCCCATCTGCTGGGGACAAGGGCCCGCGGCTCTATGCTGCGCTGCGCCGGAGCGGTGGTCGTGCTGATGGGGCTGATTAATCTCGCCCGCCATCTGCAGCTTCTGGGATTTCTCCCCGGCGGAGTCGCCGGCTGCTTCTGCTGA
- a CDS encoding N-6 DNA methylase — MNIQKLEDEIKALVQDTDRESFIYGLLEAYNLPRAAISRLKKGAYNQSKNEGELLWKKKLYFKAAATDDLHTTIDEMKTDNGAKKHQPRFLIVTDFHLLLAIDTRTDGTLDIAFNNLANHFDFFLPWAGLEKTQVKGESLADIRAAERMGRLYDIICENNPTDTPEERHTLNIFLSRVLFCFFAEDTGIFADDQFTSGVASHTAADGTDLQPYLQKLFQVLSVPRREGLPNYLKQFPYVNGGLFAEEYTVPKTNRKARQIIIECGTLNWKEINPDIFGSMIQAVVHSDQRGSLGMHYTSVTNIMKVIEPLFLNDLHEELNKAGDNRKKLEKLLTRLRNIRIFDPACGSGNFLIIAYKELCRLEIEIIRKLQGLQKSLNFMSNIKLSQFYGIELDDFAHETAKLSLWLAEHQMNLLFQEVFGESKPTLPLTDGGNIVCGNATRIDWETVCPKDAGHEIYVLGNPPYLGFSLQEKNQKEDMKKVFHPREDYKRLDYISCWFWLAAQYIQNSHAQFSFVSTNSICQGEQISLIWPSIFQLGLEIGCAHHSFKWTNNAKGNAGVTCVIIVVRRSSDKAKYLFTDGVKRKVFSINPYLASGSNVVVTKRTGSVLSKFPQMVRGDMPIDDGNLILSEAEKLTLVEQYPESQQYIRKFIGASEFMKSTYRWCLWLKNDSEQALKISQIRDRVEAVKAVRQASKNEGTRRAAETPHLFGQLRHIDTPSIIVPRTTSERRTYIPLDFIDEKTIVSDLASTIPANTPYIFAVISSRMHMTWVRAVAGRLETRIRYSSALCYNTFPFPDISEKQKTVLEDHVFQVLDEREQHPEKTMAQLYDPDKMPDGLRQAHHDMDLAVERCYRAKPFSSDEERLEYLFKLYEKMTWAEERND, encoded by the coding sequence ATGAATATTCAGAAACTTGAAGATGAGATTAAAGCCCTTGTTCAGGATACTGACAGGGAGTCTTTTATTTATGGTCTTTTAGAAGCTTACAACCTGCCCAGGGCGGCCATATCTCGCCTGAAAAAAGGCGCTTATAATCAGTCAAAAAATGAAGGGGAACTTCTCTGGAAGAAAAAGCTCTATTTCAAGGCTGCGGCAACAGATGACCTGCATACAACTATTGATGAAATGAAAACGGACAATGGGGCGAAAAAGCATCAGCCCCGTTTTCTGATTGTGACGGATTTTCATCTTCTGCTTGCCATAGACACCAGGACAGACGGCACCCTTGATATTGCTTTTAATAATTTAGCCAATCATTTTGATTTCTTCCTGCCGTGGGCCGGATTGGAGAAGACGCAAGTAAAGGGAGAAAGCCTTGCCGATATCCGGGCCGCGGAACGCATGGGGCGGCTCTATGACATAATCTGCGAGAACAACCCGACAGATACCCCGGAAGAACGACATACCCTGAACATTTTTCTCTCCCGGGTGCTTTTCTGTTTTTTTGCCGAAGATACCGGCATTTTTGCGGACGATCAGTTTACCTCCGGGGTGGCCTCCCATACAGCTGCCGACGGCACTGATCTGCAACCCTATCTGCAGAAACTGTTTCAGGTTCTCTCGGTGCCCCGGCGTGAAGGACTGCCAAACTATCTCAAACAGTTTCCTTATGTCAACGGCGGTCTCTTTGCCGAGGAATATACTGTTCCAAAAACCAATCGCAAGGCGCGGCAGATCATTATTGAATGCGGGACCTTGAACTGGAAGGAGATCAATCCGGATATTTTCGGCTCCATGATCCAGGCCGTGGTTCATAGTGACCAGCGCGGTTCCCTGGGCATGCACTACACCTCGGTGACCAATATCATGAAGGTCATTGAACCGCTCTTTTTAAATGATCTGCATGAGGAACTAAACAAGGCGGGAGATAACAGAAAGAAGCTGGAAAAACTGCTTACCCGCTTACGCAACATTCGTATCTTTGACCCGGCCTGTGGTTCCGGCAATTTCCTGATCATTGCCTACAAAGAGTTGTGCAGGCTTGAAATTGAAATTATCAGAAAACTGCAGGGGCTGCAGAAATCCCTCAACTTCATGTCCAATATCAAACTCAGCCAGTTTTATGGCATTGAACTGGACGACTTTGCCCATGAGACCGCCAAGCTCTCCCTGTGGCTGGCCGAGCACCAGATGAATCTCCTGTTTCAGGAGGTGTTCGGCGAATCAAAGCCCACCCTGCCCCTCACCGACGGCGGCAATATCGTCTGCGGCAATGCCACCCGGATTGACTGGGAAACGGTGTGCCCCAAGGATGCGGGGCATGAGATTTATGTTTTGGGGAACCCGCCGTATTTGGGCTTCTCTTTGCAAGAGAAAAACCAAAAAGAGGACATGAAAAAAGTATTTCATCCCAGAGAAGATTATAAGCGCCTTGACTATATCAGTTGTTGGTTTTGGCTTGCGGCCCAATACATTCAGAATTCACACGCACAATTTTCCTTTGTTTCAACAAATTCTATCTGCCAAGGGGAACAAATTTCTCTAATTTGGCCATCCATTTTCCAGTTGGGCTTAGAAATTGGATGTGCCCACCACTCATTCAAATGGACAAACAACGCGAAAGGCAACGCTGGTGTAACTTGTGTCATAATTGTCGTTAGAAGATCATCAGACAAAGCAAAATATCTATTCACCGATGGCGTTAAACGTAAAGTTTTTAGTATAAATCCTTATTTGGCTTCTGGAAGTAATGTTGTTGTTACAAAAAGAACAGGTTCGGTTTTGTCAAAATTCCCGCAAATGGTTCGTGGTGACATGCCTATAGATGATGGAAACCTCATTTTATCTGAGGCAGAAAAATTAACACTGGTAGAACAATATCCCGAATCACAGCAGTATATACGTAAGTTTATCGGCGCAAGCGAATTTATGAAAAGTACATATCGATGGTGCTTGTGGCTAAAAAATGATTCAGAACAAGCACTAAAGATTTCCCAGATTCGTGACAGGGTTGAGGCTGTCAAAGCTGTTCGTCAAGCCAGCAAAAATGAAGGAACTAGACGTGCAGCAGAAACTCCACATCTTTTTGGACAATTAAGACACATTGACACACCTTCAATCATTGTTCCAAGGACAACGTCTGAGAGGAGAACCTATATCCCTTTGGATTTTATTGATGAGAAAACCATTGTTTCTGATCTGGCTAGCACAATTCCAGCAAACACCCCTTACATCTTCGCCGTCATCTCCTCCCGGATGCACATGACCTGGGTGCGGGCCGTGGCTGGCCGTCTGGAAACCCGAATCCGTTACTCCTCGGCCCTCTGTTACAACACCTTCCCCTTCCCGGATATTTCAGAAAAGCAGAAAACCGTTTTGGAAGACCATGTTTTTCAGGTGCTGGACGAACGGGAACAGCACCCGGAAAAGACCATGGCCCAGCTCTACGACCCTGACAAGATGCCGGACGGCCTGCGCCAGGCCCATCATGACATGGACCTGGCCGTAGAACGCTGCTACCGGGCCAAACCATTTTCCAGTGACGAAGAGCGGCTGGAATATCTCTTCAAACTCTACGAAAAAATGACCTGGGCGGAGGAAAGGAATGACTGA
- a CDS encoding putative DNA binding domain-containing protein yields the protein MTEIKSTLERLLSYGHETEVLEFKEAKNSYNFQKIGKYFSALANEANLLGKKEAWLVFGVRDKDKTIVDSRYRTSPKDLHNLKKEIADKTNNRITFKEIYEVETDQGRVVLFQIPAAPPGMPVSWEETWYGRDGESLVKLNIEEIERIRQQGRDEDWSKKICEEATIADLAPEAIQRARVLFAEKNPKLSSEVAAWDDLTFLNKAKLCIRDKITRTAIILLGKPESEHFLGTAIARISWILKDRDNIEKDYAHFSCPFLLNVDEVYAKIRNLKYRYIADGTLFPQEVDSYHPYIIREALNNCIAHQDYTLGGKINVVEREDSQLIFNNMGSFIPQTIENVIEADAPEPLYRNPFLAEAMVTLNMIDTMGSGIKKMFTIQRRKFFPLPDYSFNNNQVKVVVTGKVLDIKYAMKLAQMPNLSLHEIMLLDKVQKGKALSDVEIRQLKNQKLIEGRRPNFHISSQVASKTGQQADYLKWKGIDDEYCQKVILDYLGKFGTGKKADFEKGLLDKLPDVLTVQQKQDKIRNNLQKLRREQLIESKGWTWHLVAHD from the coding sequence ATGACTGAGATCAAATCAACCCTCGAACGCCTGCTTTCATATGGCCACGAAACTGAGGTCCTGGAGTTTAAAGAGGCTAAGAATAGTTATAACTTTCAGAAAATTGGCAAATACTTTAGTGCCTTGGCCAATGAGGCAAATCTGTTGGGCAAGAAGGAGGCATGGCTGGTTTTCGGAGTTCGTGATAAGGACAAGACCATTGTCGATAGTCGCTACAGAACAAGTCCGAAGGATCTTCATAATCTGAAAAAGGAAATAGCCGACAAAACAAACAACCGTATTACTTTTAAAGAAATTTATGAGGTAGAAACTGATCAGGGTCGGGTTGTCCTTTTTCAGATTCCTGCGGCCCCTCCCGGGATGCCCGTAAGCTGGGAAGAAACCTGGTATGGTAGAGATGGCGAATCGCTTGTAAAACTCAATATTGAAGAGATTGAACGGATCCGGCAGCAAGGCAGAGATGAAGACTGGTCCAAAAAGATTTGTGAAGAAGCCACCATTGCCGACCTCGCTCCTGAAGCTATTCAACGGGCAAGAGTTCTTTTTGCTGAAAAAAACCCCAAGCTCTCTTCGGAGGTCGCAGCGTGGGATGATCTCACCTTCTTGAACAAAGCCAAGCTCTGTATCAGAGATAAAATCACCCGGACGGCCATTATTTTACTCGGCAAGCCTGAGTCGGAACATTTTTTAGGTACGGCTATTGCCAGAATCAGCTGGATTCTTAAAGACAGGGACAACATCGAAAAGGATTATGCCCATTTCAGCTGCCCCTTCCTGCTCAATGTGGATGAAGTGTATGCCAAGATCAGAAATCTGAAATATCGCTATATTGCCGATGGGACTCTCTTCCCTCAGGAGGTAGACAGCTACCACCCCTACATTATTCGAGAGGCGCTGAACAACTGTATTGCTCACCAGGATTATACCCTTGGCGGTAAAATCAATGTGGTGGAGCGAGAAGATAGTCAGCTCATTTTTAACAATATGGGTTCCTTTATTCCGCAAACCATTGAAAATGTCATTGAGGCGGATGCCCCGGAGCCGCTCTACCGCAACCCATTTTTGGCTGAGGCCATGGTAACGCTTAACATGATTGACACCATGGGCAGCGGTATCAAAAAAATGTTCACTATTCAGCGGCGGAAATTTTTCCCTTTGCCGGATTACAGCTTTAACAACAATCAGGTTAAAGTAGTCGTGACCGGTAAGGTGCTCGACATTAAGTACGCCATGAAGTTGGCCCAGATGCCGAACCTGAGCCTGCATGAAATTATGCTGCTTGACAAGGTCCAGAAAGGGAAGGCCTTGAGTGATGTTGAAATCAGACAACTTAAAAATCAAAAACTCATCGAAGGCCGGAGACCCAACTTCCATATCTCTTCCCAGGTGGCCAGCAAGACAGGTCAACAGGCTGACTATCTAAAATGGAAAGGGATCGATGACGAGTATTGCCAGAAGGTTATTCTTGATTATCTTGGAAAATTCGGCACAGGAAAAAAGGCTGATTTTGAGAAGGGGTTACTGGACAAGTTGCCGGATGTTTTAACTGTGCAGCAAAAACAGGATAAGATCAGAAACAACCTGCAAAAATTACGGAGAGAGCAGCTGATTGAAAGCAAAGGCTGGACATGGCACTTGGTTGCGCACGATTAG